CAAGTCGAGGTCCAACATCAAGTCTCTAGCTAGCTGTAAGGTTAGACGATAGATATAAGACTTCTCAACAGTTTAAATTCTCAACTATGAGCCGAGTTGCTTAACTGAACTTTGATTTGGACGATTCCAACATGATGAGCCCAAACAAAAGTTAAATTCTTTATTTTGGTACGGTATCGATATATATCGTTTTataccaaaaaaattattttatattttttaaaaatttaactttattattaaaaatattatatattattatatttatatatattatttcggtatttcggtatataccaaaaaattcaaatttcataTCGTTACCATACCGAATATTTTGGTATCGGTACCATATCGTATCGAAAATTTCGGTATACCAAAAATTTCGATAAATTCAGTATTTTTCGGTATAATAACCTTAATAACCTCagtataccgaaaattcggtattttttcccGCCCCTAAACGGGATGCCATATTTGTCATGTAAAACACATTTGGCGTCGTACTTCTGAACTATTATCAAACCATTACAACCTATGGTCTCTTATGGTAAATAAACTTTAAAACGTTTAAACCGTCTTACTTTAAGCTTTCGATTTTTGTCTAGGAGGTATATGAAGCCAGGTCTTCATAGTGTCATACGCCGTGAAACCAATGGCGACCGAGGGAACTATCTGCAAGCAACATCCAACAACTCTGTTAGTATTTCAGAAACCAGAAATGTATCCATCCACATTTTTTGACATTAGTTCTTGTATCTTGACGGGGCTGTTCTTAGAGTTTAATTTATCAAAATGAGATTCTAGTCTGACGATGACCAAATAGTCAGTACCTTGATATAATTAATGCTAAGGCCAGCAAAAAATTGCCTCCAACCTTGATTACGAGCAATGGTAGCAAGCCCATCCCAGGTGCTTTTGTATCTGGTGACACCTTGTGTTGAAATTTGCAGGTGTTCAACCTGTAACaattgttaaattcttgataaATACTCTGCCTAAGTAAAACATCTAATGACTCGACCACAAAACTGTTATTGGTAGGATAAATCAAGTGAATCGTGTTTCCGCACGGTTTCTCAATATAGATGTTCATCGTTAAATGTCTGATTAAATAATAACGCAGGACGTCCACACTGCAGTACCTGCATCTGCCTTCGGACAACATCCAATGGATATGTGAAAGTTTGTCCAAATAAACCGGCTAGAGCTCCACATGATAAGCGCATTAAAATGGAAGAGTGGTATTCCTCGGGAACGCGCCTCTTCAGTTCCTCATAGACGTAAAACTTCAAGCCAGCGTATGGAAGAATTCCAATGAGCGTAGGACCTACTCGAAACGTGATATTGAAAATTGGTCAGTACATGATATATATACAAGAATTTAACTCCCATCATATCAGCAACGGCTAACTGTAAGCTTCATATCATAATTAAGCTTAAAGTGGAGGGGAATGTTATAAAAGTATACGAGTCAACATGAGGTTGTTAAAAAATACGTATCATATAAAGTATGCACCATGCAAATGTACCTATGCCTCGATATAGTCCCCGTACTCCTGCTTCTGTGTACACTCTCGGATCACATTCCTTATTCCACTATAAGCAGGGTGAGTATGAAGTTGTCTTGTACCATTATGAATAGCTCCTCTTGCATCTGCAACCTAAAAACATATACAAGTTGTAATTAACATCCAATATGAGTCAGCAACAAAATGACTATATAATTGAATAATTACCATCTAAAGAtttgaataataataaaaataaaaaagttgGCCAAGATGTCATATTTCACTGTCTCACCAACACGCCAATGATGCAACTCTTTGTATCACACTATAGTTATTAAAAGGGTAGCCTGGCTGCGCCTGTTGCCTTGAAACAAGCAAGCTTAAAGCATGCGCCTCTGCCTAGGCACGAGGCATCGGAGAGAGGCGCAGAAGCATGCTCATTAAAGTAGTGAGTTGAAATTTTTTAGTTAAATAAAATTAACTCGAGTTCAACAAATTTTGAAGCCCAACTAACAAAGCTCGTggctattttattttatgataaaaaaaaaaccctattGTCACTCATTTATGCAAGAATTTTTTATCAGAAAGTTTAGAAGTCCTTTATGCACACTTTTGTTATAATTTTCCCCCTATTGGCACTCATTTTATTGAATATGGTTATCTACAATGTTTCAACTCCTTAAAGTATCACCATTACAAATCAAATCGTGTTTTTTAGTTaagtaaaaaaaagaaaataaaaactaaaacaaaaaaaacaagaagataTATTTGAAAAAAGAGAAACCAATAATACGGGTAGTCATTGTGACACAAATATGTAAGTTCTTGTCATTCAATGATCTAATTTTTCTTCCACACTTATGATTCACCATTGTTTTGGAAGATGGTGATATAATTGAGGAGGATGAAGAGAGATTTGATGATTTAGATATTCGAAGTTTTTTCCTTAATATACTATGAATTTATGACTTACTAATGAATTTTATTAAAGTTTTTTCTGTTTATTATTTAAACTAcattatctattaattaatctttatatatattatttgctatctttgtgaaaaatatttaatttatgtaaTATTATAGTATAAAttactttatatatattttattttaaaaattatccaAATGCGCTTTATTGAAATAAAGCGTGCATTTCGTCTTGCGCCTCAAGCTCCAGGGTACTCTAGCGCTTTAGTGTGTCACGCCCTAAACTATGTGTAAAGCCCAAAAATCAGTATACGTAAAatctatgcatttatttaatttatgaaatttcattattgtaatatttatgtttaattgatctacgttaaaatgttttcttgagttttatgtttcagacgatttttcgaggcgggatcgaaaAAAGGAGACCGGGATGATTTTTAGTGACTTtaattgtggtattttattttaagttaggtttgaggtattttaaataatttatgaagttttaatatttttaaagcctaatttaaatattaagtcATTTTaggatttttaaacttttaaagtttatcaattaggggattttagtaaatttattatgggattagaattttattaatttgttgatttgttaacatttttattagcatgatttatttatttaaaaatactttataattattaattaggtGGTTTATtacacaccacacacacatattaaaatattcaattaTTCCAACACCTTTTCACACACACTCATACACGTATACACACACCCTTTCATTATAAACAAAACACAcatgtttattattttatttgactaAGGAGAGAAGAGAATTTTTCTTTAAACTGTCCTCCATCAACCTCTATATCATTTCTCTCCTCTCCAACTTCTTCTTCAGCAATCGTTCCTTCCCTCTGAAATTTCCAGCAATATTTTGCTgagtttatttcaagaaaatcgagccaccttcgtcccggatcgtctctcgctccatctccgcttcggtgtcgtcgtttcgGTATTGTTTAATCATCAaaagcacgtatattctgtttttgctgcatcgatcttgtcatagtatgaaTTTTTATGTGTTTTGAGTGAAAACATGTGAATGATTCGTAGTAGTTTGAGCAGAAATTGTATTGGACGTATTTTGAAGTAGTTTTGAAtctcaaaaattcgatttttctgtcttttcaaatactgcgaaTTTTTGGTcgagattctgagaaaactttcagcaagaaaaacgtagaacttttcgatgccttcgatttgatataaaattcataattttcggacaagaaacgagtgagttatgattgttTTTGTATGACTGCTCAAACCTACGATATAATGAAAATGatgtttatcatgttttgaagtttttgagttgcaggcttcgttggacaccgccgggcttgtgctactgcatttaggtatgttatgggatgtgtttaggtgttatttggtggttcgtttgggtcgggattggcttgggatgtaatataagtcgtaggaagcgaaacgatgtcgAATTACGAGTTATTTTTGTATTGAAGTTGCTTGTCAATGTTTGGGGACGTTTGGGGTGTTTCTTCGGGTTTGAagcaatgtaataacatcctagaatgagtcttgaggtgttggttcatgttCCTTAGGCTTGGGTTGAAAGAATGAATtgaattttcgtgaatttcCATGTCCAGCATGTACCCGGACCCCGACACGGAGTCCGTCTCCATTTTTCcttaaaaattcgaaatttgcgCATGGACCCGGACCCCTatccggacccttacacggggtccgtgtaccccttttaaaaaaaaaaattaaaaaaaaataaattgttgaaaataatatatttgaatatttaaaaagtaatagttgaatatttgaatgttgaaaataagagttgtaaaaattagaaatttgtgtgtgatgatgtaggtaatgatgtattttatttttggattatttgtaaagattttctataaatagatctctcatttgtgaagaaaatcacaattgagtagagagaaaaatattataaagtgtgtagtttgataaattttgagagtttgagatttttactttttaccataaattttttctttttcacaacataaataaatttttttttattttatttatttattttcttcgGGGttttatatcatggtttagtacgatggttaaaatttatttatgtaaaaatataggatttgttttggggttcTATGTCATGATTTAATACGAtaattaaacgaggtcaagttccgagtgattagaatgtcataagctatttatttactttGGTGGTAAGcccgagtacctacgtctaagatatgcaagttaagtttttaaattcatgtagtatgtgcagcaacgggctcgatcgaagtccaacgaatccctcaacgccaagtaagtatgatgacgtgcaaagaaaatattttaagtttttggaggtatgctaaatgtcttgtgaccaaattatgttaggattgaaaagcgttaaattatgaacggggaccaatccgcccgttaaattatgaacgggttagatcgaggttggaaagcgttaaattatgaacgaggaccaaccagcccgttaaattatgaacggggatcttatgtatgtggcagtggatacgtccctgtcagcccagtactgtggtatgtctgatcaggcatttattatgttatgggtcacttgctttgaaacatcctctacgaaaatgatgaagttacgtatgttcaagtatgctcaagtatgcagtatgttatgaaagtttatgatgatggcacgtcaaAATATGTATGTACGCATGTTCAAGTTtaatatgcaagttcaagtttcaagttatgtatgtcctattctaaagttgcatgtgattttattatgtagtactcgttattcccagtttatacgtgttgagtctttagactcactagactagATTGATGCaagtgagtatgttgatgaagAGATCGGAGGTGGTGAcaaaggggcaggcttggactgagtagcaggctagacccgaggaccgccatgtttaagttttatgaaatgtttaaattattaggatttttatgttgatggaaaatattttgagaaAGTGGTTTGTGAACAAATTTTATTAGTCAATGTTTCGAATGATCATATTGTATGGGGAATTGGTTGTGATACTTTATGGCATATGTTGGAGATTATTTTAcaaataagaaaattttaaatttttccgcaaatttttaagtagtaaaaagtatgGTACGTTACACTATGTATTGCACACAATGCCCAAAATGGGTAGGTACCAGATGGATTTCTATTTCAGAATAATATTAAAGATATCAAAATTGCTCAAGAGTGTTTTAACCAGTTCTACTTTATTGAAATGTGGCAATTAAGGAAAAAGGGTGATAAAATTTGACTTCCCCACTAGATGCCTTCAGAATATGCAAATAAGAGAAGAACGAAACAGTTAGAAatcgaaaaaaattaaaatgcaagaaccTGGTAAGCTAGTTTGGTTCGAGCCAAATCCAAAGGATAAGTACATAGAACTGCAGTTCCTCCAGCAGCTGAACCAGCTAAAAGATCCACAATAGACCCTGTTCCCAAGGCAGAGTAGTTATCCAAAATCCAAGACCGATACTGCTCATAAGTCATGAAATGTAGTGCAGCATAGGGAACAATTCGAAATACACTAGCTCCATTCCCCCTGGATCATCAAAGGTAATACATATTAGTATTCTGTAGATCCCATAAGA
This region of Primulina eburnea isolate SZY01 chromosome 14, ASM2296580v1, whole genome shotgun sequence genomic DNA includes:
- the LOC140812868 gene encoding LOW QUALITY PROTEIN: mitochondrial carrier protein CoAc1 (The sequence of the model RefSeq protein was modified relative to this genomic sequence to represent the inferred CDS: inserted 1 base in 1 codon), whose translation is MVSSQGSTLSPRFADGSSAPATLKYIDSVPVYVKELIAGGSAGAFAKTAVAPLERTKILLQTRTEGFHCLGAYQSLKKILKHEGIAGFYKGNGASVFRIVPYAALHFMTYEQYRSWILDNYSALGTGSIVDLLAGSAAGGTAVLCTYPLDLARTKLAYQVADARGAIHNGTRQLHTHPAYSGIRNVIXRVYTEAGVRGLYRGIGPTLIGILPYAGLKFYVYEELKRRVPEEYHSSILMRLSCGALAGLFGQTFTYPLDVVRRQMQVEHLQISTQGVTRYKSTWDGLATIARNQGWRQFFAGLSINYIKIVPSVAIGFTAYDTMKTWLHIPPRQKSKA